One Rosa chinensis cultivar Old Blush chromosome 5, RchiOBHm-V2, whole genome shotgun sequence genomic region harbors:
- the LOC112167374 gene encoding cytochrome P450 71AU50 yields MMVWIWAVIIASLAVVYVLEPWRSKKKRLPPGPRGFPIFGSLNLLGEFPYKDLHGLAQKYGDIMHMRLGLVSAIVVSSPQAAELFLKTHDLVFASRPPHEGAKHISFGQRNLSFSKYGSYWRDMRKMCTLELLSNHKINTYKEMRREEVALFIEAIKEAAATSHEPVNLSAKVSSLSTDMSCRMVFGKKYTDKEFDDKGFKSVIQQGLQLAAAPNLGDYIPCLAPLDLQGFTKRMKAVNKVFDDFFEKIIDEHLQSRDEGKTKDFVDVMLSFMGTQESEYLIERSNIKAIILDMLVASMDTSATTIEWALSELIKHPQLMKNVQKELEHVVGMARMVKESDLDKLEYLDMVVKETLRLHPVAPLLLPHASTEDCTVNGFHIPEKSRIIINVWAIGRDNHAWTNADEFIPERFAGSNIDLRGNHFQLIPFGSGRRRCPGIELGLVVVKLVLAQLLHCFDWELPDGLLPTELDMTEEFGITVPRAKHLLAVPSYRLHK; encoded by the exons ATGATGGTTTGGATTTGGGCAGTAATAATTGCATCGCTTGCTGTTGTTTATGTTCTGGAACCATggagaagcaagaagaagaggttACCTCCTGGTCCAAGAGGGTTTCCTATTTTCGGAAGCCTCAACTTGTTAGGGGAGTTTCCTTACAAAGACCTACACGGACTGGCTCAAAAGTATGGTGACATCATGCACATGCGTTTAGGCCTCGTGTCTGCCATCGTCGTCTCCTCCCCTCAAGCtgctgagctcttcctcaagaCCCACGACCTTGTTTTCGCAAGCAGGCCACCTCACGAAGGCGCAAAGCACATCTCTTTCGGGCAGAGGAACTTGAGCTTTTCCAAGTATGGCTCTTATTGGCGAGACATGCGCAAGATGTGCACCCTCGAGTTGCTCAGCAACCACAAAATCAATACTTACAAggaaatgaggagagaagaggtTGCTCTTTTCATAGAGGCCATTAAAGAGGCAGCTGCAACCAGCCACGAACCAGTCAATCTCAGCGCTAAGGTGTCATCTCTTAGTACGGATATGAGCTGCAGGATGGTGTTTGGGAAGAAGTACACGGATAAGGAATTCGACGACAAGGGTTTCAAGTCTGTGATTCAACAAGGCTTGCAATTAGCAGCTGCACCTAACTTGGGGGATTACATCCCTTGTCTTGCTCCACTTGACCTCCAAGGGTTCACTAAGCGCATGAAGGCCGTTAACAAGGTGTTTGATGACTTTTTCGAGAAGATTATTGATGAACATCTTCAATCGAGGGATGAGGGAAAGACGAAGGACTTTGTTGATGTAATGCTCAGCTTTATGGGGACTCAAGAATCTGAATACCTAATTGAACGCTCCAATATCAAAGCAATTATTTTG GACATGCTTGTGGCCTCAATGGACACATCAGCAACGACAATTGAGTGGGCCCTTTCTGAACTCATAAAACATCCACAACTAATGAAGAACGTCCAAAAAGAGCTAGAACATGTGGTGGGCATGGCGAGAATGGTTAAGGAATCAGACTTGGACAAGTTGGAGTACCTGGACATGGTAGTGAAAGAAACCTTGAGGCTACATCCAGTGGCACCATTGTTGCTTCCCCATGCATCTACTGAAGATTGCACTGTTAATGGCTTCCACATACCCGAAAAGTCGCGCATTATCATAAACGTGTGGGCAATCGGGAGAGACAATCATGCTTGGACCAATGCAGACGAATTCATACCCGAAAGGTTTGCAGGGAGTAATATAGACCTGAGGGGAAACCACTTTCAGCTTATCCCATTTGGGTCGGGTCGCAGACGTTGCCCTGGAATTGAATTAGGGCTAGTTGTGGTCAAGCTAGTATTGGCACAACTTCTGCATTGTTTCGATTGGGAACTTCCAGATGGTTTGTTGCCCACTGAGTTGGACATGACGGAGGAGTTTGGTATAACTGTTCCACGAGCCAAGCATCTGCTGGCTGTTCCTTCTTATCGCCTACACAAATAA